The Planctellipticum variicoloris DNA window CGAATATTCCGGCCGGAGAATTCGAAGCGGCGGGTATCGTCGACGTAATCGCTGAGGTCAAATCCCTTGACCTGCGCCGCGAACTGCGTCGGGAAGCCGCTGGCGTCGAAATACGTGATCGGACCGATGCCGCTGCGCCCTTCGCGGAGCGACTGCCACATCGACTCCACGGTGTTTCCCACGGGCGTAATCACGCCCATGCCCGTCACCACCACACGCCGTCTCATGGTTTGACCTGTGTTCTCGTTCGACCAATCGCCGACCGTCGCCCCAGTCAGGCGGTCGCTTTGGCCGTGTACAGTTTAACCCGCGGTCGGTCGCTCACCAACCGCGGTCAGCCCGCTGCATTCGTTCCATCGCCGGCCTTCCCGACGTCGAGGACTCCCAGAAGCCGCATGGAGAAGACGAAACTTCTCTGATCGACCTTGACCCCGCCGACCGCGGATTCGTTCGCGTGGGCGAACACGATTTCCCCGTCGGCCACCAGCCGGTCGCCGACCGTCGCCTTGACCTCCACCATGCCCCCCTCGGAACGGACGTCGGTCAGTACCGCTTCGTAGGTGAGGGTATCGCCCGGCGTCGCCCAGCTATGGAAGGTCATCTTCGGCACTTTGGCGAGGACGACCACGTGTTCAAAGTCGTAGACTTCCCCGAGCAGAATCCCCCCGGTCTGAGCCAGCCCCTCCAGAATGAGGGTGTTCGGCATGACCGGGAAGCCCGGGAAATGGTCGTGCAGGTGTTCCTCGGCCAACGAGACGTTCTTGATCGACCGCGCACGTTTCCCGCGTTCGAATTCGACGAATCGGTCGATCCACATCCAGCGCATGCGGTCAGTCTTCAGTTGGCGAGAATGGTCTCAATGTTCACGCGCCTGCCCGTTCAAAGCGGTGAAAC harbors:
- a CDS encoding 3-hydroxyacyl-ACP dehydratase FabZ family protein, yielding MRWMWIDRFVEFERGKRARSIKNVSLAEEHLHDHFPGFPVMPNTLILEGLAQTGGILLGEVYDFEHVVVLAKVPKMTFHSWATPGDTLTYEAVLTDVRSEGGMVEVKATVGDRLVADGEIVFAHANESAVGGVKVDQRSFVFSMRLLGVLDVGKAGDGTNAAG